The Triticum aestivum cultivar Chinese Spring chromosome 3A, IWGSC CS RefSeq v2.1, whole genome shotgun sequence genome includes a region encoding these proteins:
- the LOC123060977 gene encoding syntaxin-22, whose product MSFQDLEAGNGVRGTPRRNGRAAGAGAGSSQAVASGVFQINTAVATFQRLVNTLGTPKDTPDLRDRIHKTRAHITQLVKDTSEKLKQASEADHRLEATPTKKIADAKLAKDFQAVLKEFQKAQRLAVEREAAYAPFITQTGLPQSYNSTEMNNGADKLAEQRTQLLESRRQELVFLDNEIVFNEAIIEERDQGIQEIQHQITEVNEIFKDLAVLVHDQGAMIDDIDTHIDNSVAATAQAKGQLSKAAKTQKSNSSLICLLMVIFGVVLLIVIIVLAA is encoded by the exons ATGAGCTTCCAGGACCTGGAGGCCGGGAACGGCGTCCGCGGGACGCCGCGGAGGAAcggccgggcggcgggggccggcgccGGCTCGTCGCAGGCCGTCGCGTCGGGCGTCTTCCAGATCAACACGGCGGTCGCCACCTTCCAGCGCCTCGTCAACACGCTCGGCACGCCCAAGGACACGCCCGACCTCCGCGACAGGAT ACATAAGACACGAGCACACATAACACAACTGGTGAAGGATACATCGGAAAAGCTTAAGCAAGCTAGTGAGGCGGATCATCGTCTTGAAGCCACC CCTACCAAAAAGATTGCTGATGCTAAGCTAGCAAAGGATTTCCAAGCAGTCCTAAAAGAGTTTCAGAAAGCTCAACGATTAGCAGTAGAGAGAGAAGCTGCATATGCTCCTTTTATTACTCAAACAGGTCTACCACAGAG CTATAACTCAACCGAGATGAATAACGGTGCTGATAAGTTGGCTGAGCAGCGCACTCAGCTTCTAGAATCAAGAAG ACAAGAGTTAGTCTTCTTGGATAATGAGATTGTGTTCAACGAGGCCATCATCGAGGAAAGGGACCAGGGAATACAGGAGATTCAACACCAAATCACTGAAGTAAATGAGATCTTCAAAGATCTTGCTGTGCTAGTTCATGATCAAGGAGCAATGATTG ATGACATTGACACTCATATCGACAATTCTGTTGCTGCGACTGCACAAGCAAAAGGCCAGCTTTCAAAAGCTGCTAAAACCCAGAAGTCGAACTCTTCTCTG ATATGCCTGTTGATGGTTATTTTTGGGGTGGTGCTGCTCATAGTGATAATAGTCCTTGCAGCCTAG